The nucleotide sequence GCCACCTTGGCCAAAAAGCCAATCTGGATGTGCATTGCGATCACGTAAGTATGCGTGTGATACCATCAATGGCTCAGTAAGTGGTATCCACTGCTCAGATAAATGAGTTAAAAGAAACCTTTTTAAGCTTTTGCCAACATTCCATCCGTCTCTTTTATGCTTAAAGGGATTTTGGTCAATATTACGTAAAGCTGCCTCTAAAATGGTTGATACAAGTAGCTCTTGCGTCTGATAGCTCCTTTGGCGCGATGCCTCTGCTATTTGTCTAAAAATGTTACGACAAATTCCTGCTTTGAATTCATTTTTTATAAAAAAATCAGTTAGTTTAATAAACGAATTTTTGTCCAAGGTTTTCTTCCCATAAAAAGGTGATAAAATTCCTAGTTTTTCCACCTTGGGCATGTTTCTTATTTCTCTTCTTCCATGCAAGCCATCACTTAGTTTCTGATACACCAGTTGAACAGTTTGGCCTAAAAGAATAGACAGTGCATCTTGCGCTGCTTCTGCCCACTTCCAGCTATAAGACTTCGAAAAACTAGATTTAGAAAAATACCAATCAATCTGAAGATGATGTTTGTCAATTAATCGACCAAGAACCGTTTGCTCTTCAGTTTTATAAGAAATTCCACAGAAATGATTGTTGCTTTTGACTAGAGCGCCATCAATCCTAACTTCTTCTGATACTTGATCAGATAAGATCTCTATGTCCTGAACTCGATAAATTGCATGTCCGATCCAGAGACGACGCTCATCGTCAGTTAGCCCTTTTTTAGTGGGTTCAAAGAAAATTACTCTGTTTAAGTTTATGGAAAGACGATGCTGGAACAGGATATCTTCACGATCAATTAGAATCACTTCTGGTGCTATAGCGCAATTTGTATTCCAAGGTCTCATACAAATCGAGCTAGTATCACTTTTGCGAATAATACGAACTCTGCCCAGTTCAATCTTCTCAATCTGGCGCATTTTTTCCCTATTCAATAGTGCTTCAAGATGAAGACCTATTGAGGGGTCCCAAGATAAGATGCCTCGACCTTGATATCGGTTTTCAAGGTAGTCAAACCAGAGATTTTCTATAACATATTCAGATTTTTGAAAATAATCTTGCAAAATGGTTTCCTTGTATAATTTATGTTTGCCTTTGCTGTCTACTGAATTACTTCCTCTTCAAAATAAAGAAGCAGTTCTTTAAATCATCTTTTGCTTGCCAACTCAGTCACTACTTTTCTAAGTTGGTCGAATGTTTGTGTAGATGTGGCAAAATTTTAAGAGAACTTTAGATTTTAAAGTTGTCATTATCTGTAGATTGCCATTCATGACTGCAACTATCCCGACCCTGGCCAGCCAGTACGACCCCTCCACAACTGAATCTAAGTGGCAAACAGCTTGGGAGCAAAACCAAGTATTTAAGGCTGACCCCAATCATGGTGGAGAGCCTTACTGCGTGGTGATTCCGCCACCCAACGTCACGGGTAGCTTGCACATGGGGCATGCCTTTGAGAGCTCACTGATTGATACCTTGGTGCGCTACCACCGGATGCTGGGCCGCAATACGCTTTGGTTGCCTGGGACTGACCACGCCAGTATTGCGGTGCAGACGATTCTAGACAAGCAACTCAAGGCAGAAGGCAAAACTCGCTACGACCTGGGCCGTGAGCAGTTTCTAGAGCGAGCTTGGCAGTGGAAAGCTGAATCTGGCGGCACGATCGTTAACCAACTCCGGCGCTTGGGGGTCTCGGTTGATTGGTCACGGGAACGCTTCACGATGGACGAAGGGCTGTCGCGTGCGGTCTTAACTGCGTTTGTGCAGCTTTATGAAGAAGGGCTAATCTATCGCGGTCAATATTTGGTCAACTGGTGCCCCGCCACCCAGTCGGCGGTGTCTGACTTGGAAGTAGAACCCCAAGAAGTTAATGGACATCTCTGGCACTTCCGCTATCCGCTCTCCGACGGTTCTGGTTATGTGGAAGTGGCAACGACTCGCCCTGAAACGATGCTGGGTGATACAGCGGTGGCGGTGAATCCCAATGACGATCGTTACAAGCATTTAATTGGCAAAACCCTCGCCCTGCCAATTATGAATCGGGAAATTCCGATCATTGGGGATGAGTACGTCGATGCCACCTTTGGGACGGGTTGCGTCAAAGTTACCCCTGCTCACGACCCCAACGATTTTGAGATGGGCAAGCGTCACAACCTGCCTTTCATCAACATCATGAACAAAGATGGCTCGATGAATGAAAATGCAGGGCCATTCCAGGGACAAGACCGCTTTGTGGCTCGTAAGAATGTCATCGCTCGTCTAGAAGAATTAGAGGTCCTCGTCAAGATTGAGGACTACAAGCACTCGGTTCCCTACAGCGATCGCGGCAAAGTTCCGGTAGAGCCGCTACTCTCGACCCAGTGGTTTGTCAAGATCAAGCCGATGTCCGAGCGGGCGCTGGAGTTTCTTAACCAAAAACAAGAGCCAGTCTTCGTGCCCGATCGCTGGACGAAGGTATACCGGGATTGGTTGGTGAGCTTGCGCGACTGGTGTATCTCACGGCAACTTTGGTGGGGGCATCAAATCCCTGCTTGGTACGCAGTGAGTGAAACCAATGGCGAGATTATGGACAACACGCCCTTTGTGGTTGCCCATAGCGAAGCAGAAGCGAGAGAAAAGGCGATCGCGAAATTTGGCGCGGATGTCCAACTAGCACAAGATCCGGATGTGCTAGATACTTGGTTCTCGTCAGGTCTGTGGCCGTTCTCGACTTTGGGTTGGCCAGAACAAACGGCAGATTTGCAACGCTACTACCCCACCACAACACTCGTGACTGGGTTTGACATTATCTTCTTCTGGGTGGCCCGGATGACGATGATGGCAGGACACTTTACCGGACAAATGCCGTTTGAGACCGTTTACATCCACGGTTTGGTGCGGGATGAAAACAATAAGAAGATGTCGAAGTCAGCCAACAACGGCATCGACCCCCTGTTGCTAATTAACAAATACGGCACCGATGCCCTACGTTACACGTTAATTAGGGAGGTCGTAGGTGCAGGCCAAGATATCCGTTTGGAGTACAACCGCAAAACCGATGAATCCGCCTCGGTAGAAGCGTCTCGCAACTTCACCAATAAGTTGTGGAATGCCTCTCGGTTCGTGATGATGAACCTGGAAGGTCAAACCCCGCAACAGTTAGGAGTTCCTAGTGAGAATTTAGAACTCAGCGATCGCTGGATTCTCTCCCGCTTCTATCAAGTAGTGCAGCAAACCCGCAACGACATCGACAACTTCGGGTTAGGCGAAGCGGCCAAGGGCTTGTATGAGTTCACCTGGGGCGACTTCTGCGATTGGTATATCGAACTCGTCAAGCCTCGCCTACTAGGAGAGAATGCAACCTCTCGCAAAGCAGCTCAGCAAACCTTAGCTTATGTTTTAGAAGGGATTCTCAAACTGTTCCATCCCTTTATGCCGCACATCACCGAGGAGATCTGGCACACGCTGACTCAAGCAGGCGAAGACCAATATTTGGCGGTGCAAGCCTATCCGGAAGTTGATGCCGCCCAAATTGATGCTGAACTAGAGCACCAGTTTGATCTTTTGATCGGCACCATTCGCACCATCCGTAACCTCCGGGCGGAAGCGGATGTCAAGCCAGGAGCTAAGGTACAAACCATTCTGCAAAGTGAGAGCGATCGCGAACGCCAAATCCTTGACCAGGGTCAAGCCTACATCCAAAACCTCGCCAAGGTAGAAACTCTCAGCATTGTGGAGAAGCTAGAATCTGCCCCAGAAGCGATCGCAGGTGTGGTTGGAACTGTGCAAGTTCTTGTGCTGCTCGCAGGTGTAGTGGATGTAGCTGCACTCAAGGCCAAGCTGGAGAAAGACCTCAAAAAGGTAGAAGCCGAGATCGCCGCACTCTCTGGTCGTCTCAGCAACTCCAAGTTTGTGGATAAAGCTCCTGCCGATGTTGTCCAAAGTGCACGAGATACTTTAGCTGAAGCGGAGAAACAAGCCGAGATCCTCAAAGCTCGATTGTCTCAAGTAAGTTAACCTCT is from Trichocoleus sp. FACHB-46 and encodes:
- a CDS encoding valine--tRNA ligase, whose translation is MTATIPTLASQYDPSTTESKWQTAWEQNQVFKADPNHGGEPYCVVIPPPNVTGSLHMGHAFESSLIDTLVRYHRMLGRNTLWLPGTDHASIAVQTILDKQLKAEGKTRYDLGREQFLERAWQWKAESGGTIVNQLRRLGVSVDWSRERFTMDEGLSRAVLTAFVQLYEEGLIYRGQYLVNWCPATQSAVSDLEVEPQEVNGHLWHFRYPLSDGSGYVEVATTRPETMLGDTAVAVNPNDDRYKHLIGKTLALPIMNREIPIIGDEYVDATFGTGCVKVTPAHDPNDFEMGKRHNLPFINIMNKDGSMNENAGPFQGQDRFVARKNVIARLEELEVLVKIEDYKHSVPYSDRGKVPVEPLLSTQWFVKIKPMSERALEFLNQKQEPVFVPDRWTKVYRDWLVSLRDWCISRQLWWGHQIPAWYAVSETNGEIMDNTPFVVAHSEAEAREKAIAKFGADVQLAQDPDVLDTWFSSGLWPFSTLGWPEQTADLQRYYPTTTLVTGFDIIFFWVARMTMMAGHFTGQMPFETVYIHGLVRDENNKKMSKSANNGIDPLLLINKYGTDALRYTLIREVVGAGQDIRLEYNRKTDESASVEASRNFTNKLWNASRFVMMNLEGQTPQQLGVPSENLELSDRWILSRFYQVVQQTRNDIDNFGLGEAAKGLYEFTWGDFCDWYIELVKPRLLGENATSRKAAQQTLAYVLEGILKLFHPFMPHITEEIWHTLTQAGEDQYLAVQAYPEVDAAQIDAELEHQFDLLIGTIRTIRNLRAEADVKPGAKVQTILQSESDRERQILDQGQAYIQNLAKVETLSIVEKLESAPEAIAGVVGTVQVLVLLAGVVDVAALKAKLEKDLKKVEAEIAALSGRLSNSKFVDKAPADVVQSARDTLAEAEKQAEILKARLSQVS